GAGATTTTTACAACGATCGGAGCGgtagggaaggggggggggggaggggggaggttTTGGAAACCAAGCCAGCCTGTTATTCCGTGGGATGCCGCAGGCAGCAACGGTAACAATTCGGGCCCATTCCGCTTTCTTTGTCGTGGTTGTCTTCGTTGTCAcacattgaaattttttttctaataccCGTATCCCGTGACGTGTATTTGTAGCAACCTGAAAAAACTTTCCAAACCCGCGACCTGAACTCGCGCTATCTTGCCTCAGGAGCGGGAGCTATGTCACAGCGCCATCACTTGATCACCGGAAAGTTGAAGCTTTAAATGTATTTACATTATCTTGCAGTGGCATCTACGTTTTCAGAAGAAGTGAAATGTTTAACTATACACTATACACTATACACGAACAACTCGTGAATGAagccccgtacgccgcacttagTTTACGTCAAAgggcggcgtacggggttttattcacgagttgtttgtgtcaaaaaccccgaacgagcgagtgagggtttttgacacaaacaacgagtgaatacaaccccgtacaaagcactttctttgtcgtgagctgtttattacacatttgaatagttttctgaacgcaaattagaaacaaaaactcactaaaaaTAGAACcaaagcaaatttaatttaattcaataacaaagtacgatttgcacgagatgcattAGTGATTGTCTTGGAaaggcctttacgctatcgttgattggttatacttccacacgtGAAAGAGCCGTACGCCATCCTGATTCGGCTGTATAGGCTTCTTTTACATGTGAAAATAGAGCGTGTACATTTGTACAAAtaagctttatggaataaaattctcatgttatgtgtaataaataagATTAGAAGTTTTCGGCGGGGACAATACGAAGTCGTCTTCTATGGACGGGCTTTAGTGGAAATCAATCATTTCAATGACATAACTACACCGACATCAAAATGAATCCATTTCTTCCAATACAGGAATGAAAAAGACTTATAAAGAACATAAGATAATAgccttcaacggccaaacaaaaaaatgaaatcaagttagATATCGTTTTCTCAGGGACTTCGCGGTGGTCTCCCATCCGAGTACAAACCCCACCAGAAGGGGCTTAATTATTTTAGACACTTAAACTAGCACCCAAAagaccatattcatattctcagtattggactggaactaccaTGAGTAGCTTGCAAGGGAGGCTAATGCGAAGAAATATattaaaagtatttgcatttgaaaatattCCCCGCGTTAgcttccattgcaagctagttgcAGTTCAATACTGACAATACGAATACGGTCAATTTAATAGTATGTGATACTAGTAGGTCACGTCAAGGACAATCGacaacaaaaaagaaatccttTCTTCCAGGAGCCCAGTAatgggtaatgggctcctgattcctcctagtacaggaatcaaaacggtggaaagaatatatttttttaaaaagcctgaaaaaaccAAATACAAAAAGCGAGGCATTTTGCTGTGATGTGTTGATATCCGGAGAAGCGAGCAACCAAGTTACGTTACAAGCCCAGACTGCTTCACGCGCCGCGGGAAGTTCGAACCAGCGTGAGAGCCTTTGTTGGACGccgaaaaaaatatatttgggTGAGAATACTTTTTTATGCGAAATATCTTCTTTTTAGTATATTTAGAGCATTTTAAGCGATATTTACTTTAAGAGTGGAGGATCCCTATAAATCTGAAAAGAAAACTGTCAGAGTTGTATAATTATTTGAATTTATTGAGACCACAAGTTTTAAAATGATATGTAGTGCCAATATTAAAATGAGTGGCATAGTTGTAGGGTCTCACTGGGAGCAACAGGTGCAGTTTTGGTAGGTGCTCGGCTGGGTAAACTGCCTGATCTAAAAACTAATATCCTGCTCTTCCCCTCCCTGAGCGCATTATGGCATATGAAGGATGCCGTAAAATgtagtttcatttgttttagaTGGAAAACATTGGGTGACATTTTCCATTCCTCTTCAAAAATTCTAGAATTATAGAATAAAATACTTCTAGGTTTTCTCGCTTAAGTTGGTGTCGAGTGCTTTGACTCCGTTATTACTCTAGTTTTATTTACCTCCCAGATTATGGCTATGTATTATCtcaactaccatttttcttcaaaagaagTAACCTTCTGTGCTCTCCATCCCGGAGTGGTATGTCATTTATCTTCCATTGTTTACACTCATAGATGAGCTAATTAGAAACTGGAAAAAATATTATGACCGGTATACTCCCGACAAAAAAAACTTGACAAATAAAAACTGGCAATTTTctgtgacgtttttgttgacaTGGAGGTCATAGATCTTGAAGTCCTAAGTATACATGGAATGAGGCAGGGTCACGTGTGCGATTCGGTTAACTTCGCCCATGCATTTTATTagtgaccgaatgcaaaaaaaaacgaAGCCTAAATTTAACCTAGCCTCGTTCTAAAACAATACTTCACTTGTTGTTTCGTGCCAACTGTTGTGGTACCTGGAAATGTCATGACGTGGGCAATGTTAGGAGCAtgattcattttaaaatttcagaCTTTAATTCTCAATTAGCAGATCTAGATCTACAAGGAAACAGTAGTAGTAAAAAATGGTCAGCACAAACGTGACATCAGTAACCAATTACCATTTTATGTTATCTTATCCACTAGCtgacagtaataataattattattacactgCTGTACGTACCTGTTGATATTGTCTATTTCGGCATGCCTTGTGTTGATATCCCGTGTCAAGGAGTCCATTATCAGTAGGTGCCTTGAAACGAATcaacatttctttgtttcagtgtAAACCCCAGTGAATAAGATATACTGCAGATATACTGCAGGTACAATTTCTTAATCAAATTGTATGCTAAGAATGCTCACCATGGGGTCAATACAGCGACGAGCCAATGcaaactgaaaaaataaaacttaataTCTCAGTCAGTTTCTTCATTGTAGCTGTCAGGATAACTGAAGTTTTATTCTCAATAAAAATGGAGGAACAGTATTTCTGACCTTCTGTTGATTGGAATAATCACATATCCACTGTTCAGGAGATTTGCCCGAAAAAACTTCTCTCCTGATTTCTGGCTAACAATTctaaaagaaattgttaaaGTGTGTGTCATGAACAGTTTTCACCCATTGCATAAGAAATGTGTGTTGCTCCATACAAATAAAGCAGTCATTGTTATCATATCAGCATGAAATATTCATTCCAAGCACTGTTTGAACTTCCATTATTATTACCTGGAGGTTGTTTGATTAACATCCTGCTCCCCACATAAAGTGGTATAGAAAAATGTACTGACAATAGGATAACACTGGGGTAGTTGCCTGAAACCAAATACCAACTTGTTCTTATTCATACTGGCTTTTAATTAATACATTAAAAGTAGGAagtataattatgtaattatgCAAGCAATTTATCATTCATCAGCTTTTAATTGACCATACTTACTTGATAGTgttgaacaaaataaatataattaattattatgaaATGTCACATTACTTACTTGAACAAAAACAGAACTATTGTGTCAGTTATCATAGAATTTGGTTGAACGGTTTCCACGTCCTCCTTGTATATCTCTAACCCAGAAAGTAGCACACTCTCTGAAGGTGTGGCGGGGGTACTGTGCTGAGAGGATAACAAATCGATAACTTCATGGCATTCTAGTTTAGAAGGAAAGATGTTGGATTGGCATGTTTTGTCATCTGCTTCAGAGCTGGTCCTTTGAAACGCACTGGGGACATCTGGAGAGTTTATGGCCTCTACATCATGTGATTCGTGTGCCCCTAGTGATGAATCTATAAGAAAATCCCCAAGATGCAAATAAACAACTGGATAAATCCACTGAGAAAATAATGAGACAAATATTTATAATACGTACAGGAGGTTAATACCTGGCAATACTGGCCCAGATAGAACAGTCATCAGGAAGGGGAGGACTTGACCTATCCAAAACCTCTCCAGTTTGGCACACACATTTGACATGAAGGTTGCGTCATAGGGTACCTCAACAGAAAAGATTCCTTGCTTCATCCACACAACAAACTGACAAAGTTCCAGCCCACTGACAAACATTTGAAGCTGAACTTGGAAATAGTATTTTGAAGTTGATTTCAAAGCAAAGCCATCACCATTTCTGATGCCACCAATTTCTGGGGTTAGGAAAGCTTCTTTTGGGTGGAGATCTCTGTGTTTCCAGGGGCATTTATATTCTACGACAGTGTTTGAGCAACCTTTAGAACACTGGCATTTCTGAATATTATCCACACTTGCCCCAAGGAATGGCTTTGACTTTGAAATCAAAAAGCCCTTAGCAATCAATTCCAGTTTGTGGTGGGTATGGCTTGCAACCCGCTTATATGCATTGCGAGCACTGTCTTCATGAAATAGCCCCCACTCTCTGGCATTTTGTGGTTCCATTGTTTTCTGCTTATTAAAGTGTAGGGATGTCTGTGCTGATGTTATGGCTTGTACCAACTTTGTGGCATTTTCAGCACTATTTTTCTCAAGTGCTTCTTGGCGGGTGAAGACTCTCTTGCAGTTTGAGGCTGTTATGAACCCTGCCTTGTGTAAACACCAGTCATCACATTGCCATTGCTTTGTGGTGGTGCTCTCAATGTAGTTAATTTCTGTATCActgaaagagaaaaacctcAAAACGTCTTCCAGCAAAATATTTGGATCATTTCGTAAAAGCTCTTCTAGCTTAAGCTTCATGATACCACTCCCAAGCTTGTCTTCACTTGATTTAGTGGTTTTGCTAACTTGATCTGTGTCTGCTTCTGTAGTACAGTaaagttttttaaataaaggcAAGATAACTGGACTACTAGTTGGTAATTGGCACATTTTTTGGGTGAAATTTCTAAGATACTTCTCATCTGGAGGATTAGTGTCTTCGGGAGCACGTACATCTATTTGGATATTTTGGGAGTATGTGTGtttacgttttctttttttggaagagggtttttttgctttctcaATCAACAGGTCCTTCAGTTCGCATGCTACAGTACTTGCTGTTTGTCTCTTAACCCAGGTGCATGGACCACTAGTTACGCTGTCTTTCACACGAGTGTTCAACAAATCTTCTAGCGAGTACATGGCAGCTGCAATGTGTTTACATCCACCATCTCGACCTCCCTTGCACTCGCATCTTGCTTGAAGTACACTACCTCTGTTAGCACCTCTACCCTCAAGAATGAACCAGAGATTATAGTAATCGTTTCCTTCATCCGTTTTGATTTTCATGAAGGGCTTCACTTTAGCTACATATACATGGACACCCACTTCTTTCAACTGAACAGTTTGCAAAGATTCCACATAACCATCATTAAATAAGCGATAATCATCGAAGGACTTGTAAGCGGCGAGTCCAGGGGTTTGTCATATTCAGTGGATTGGTAAATTAAATAGTTAAAAATATCGTACAAGCCGAATGGCGGAGAGGAGTTGAAGTTGTTCACGGTCTTCATTGAGAATGGATTGGAAATTAACATATCGTGAATTAATAAATTATCTGCATCGTTggttttgtcttttttgaagtTTGGATCTACTGGTAGCATCATTCCTTCCACTGCAGCAGCGATTTCAATCAGCGAAGACTTCAAATAACCGCTCACCAAAACTCCATGCTCTTAAGTTCTGTGACATTCATTGTGTGGAAATCCCTCTTAGTAACTTGCTTAGACATATTGAACCTGTAACTGTTGCAAATTATTGCAAACAAGACGACTTCTTGAAGTTAGGTAGAACTATTGTAGCTATTCGGCATTTTCAATTCGAATACATTTAAAGGCTCACTGACAGAGAAGGCTCGACTTACACAAACTCAAATCACAATCATTCTCTTTTAATACTGACCACAAAGTGCATATATATACAGATGGCAATTTTAATACATGAAAGTATTCGTATTTGTCATAAAGCGAGTAACACGTTTGCTTCCTTCCGCCTAGTATCAAAAATCGAATGTGGGCAAACCCTATTAAACTCACCCCCGTAAGCTTAAATCCTGTCGAAATAGGAGTGTAAAATTATTAAGTCCCGCGCCGAATCCTAATAGTGTATCCGTTGCATCATTTGAAAGTCCCACGCAAAAAAGAGACCGAAATTTTATGACTTTTATGTACATTTCTCCACTCCGTCTCACTATATGTCCTTATGTATGGTGTTCCATCTCCGCCAAAaatcaactttgcaaagcaacattcaactttatcatacaactttcaacttcacttttcGACAACCAACTGTAACAAATACAACATTCAACTTCACTtgataactttcattttcaacggATGAAACATTCAACGTTATCATACAACTTTCAACTTTACATGTCAACAGTCGACAGCAGAGCCTACAACATTGAACTTCACACTTTAAATTGTAAGAGTGACTACTCAAGCTTACTCAGGAATGAACGCAGCATTGAACATTTGAGTTGACAACTGAACATCGATCATGAGAGATTACAATTTATCAATCGGGTTGACAATCCGAAATTTTCGTTTAACAACACGGTCGTTCTTTGCAATATGGCGTTCAATGATATTGCACCCTTTGTACATGTGACTGTTAGCTCCAATGTCGATCCTTGTATCCTGCAATCTTGAATGTTGAGTTCTCTGAAATCGAGACCAAATCCGCCAAAAATTATGGGATGTCGGTCGGAGATATGACGTCAGCGAAAATTTCCTGTAGTCTCGCGCCATTCATTTCCACGTGCTTTTGTTCTTCGCAATCTCATAAATATTGATCTTCCAAGACTCATGGAAGCCAATAATAGGCAATTAAATAATTTGCGAGATACCCTTCTTCAGGTGGCAGATAGACTGACGTCGCTGCAGCATCAAAACATTCATGAAGGTAGGGCTGTGGGTAGTGTTATTCATCTCTCGTATGCTGTTTGTAACTtaagataattttcttgatCTTCCACTTGTTAGATTCTTAAGCCTCTTCCAAATTGACAATTACAAATTTTCTCAGCTTTGGATCTGTTTTACGCTCATGTTTTGTTCTACGTTATATAATCGAATgtttcctgaattttttaggtaaTACTACAGCTGTCACAGCTAATCCTGGACCGTCACACGTCATCAGATCCTTAAAAGATatactcgttcgagccaaactctaagctggcgAAAACTAGAAACAACAAGAGTGCCGCAAAATGCAATCCTTGTCTAGATTGACGTGACTAGCctatacacaaatatacctcAGGAGGAAGGAGTTGAGACAGTGTGCAAGACATACGACTCTTTCAATAAAGACAGCCCTCAagtttacggctgaaatatcatATACTAAGATTACGTTCCTTGACACAAGCATTTTCAAAGGCGAACGATTCGCTGAAAAATCTAGATATAGAAAcgcatttcaaacctactgaaacatttcagtattCGCATTTCTCAAGCTGCCAGGGGTCAAAAAAGGCTTCATCAAGGGCGAAGCACTAAGACTTCTCCGTACAAACTCCTCTGAAAATGAATTCAAGACTAAAATcgcgcattttagagcaagtctTATTGAACGAGGATACCCACTCTCACATATCACATTTGAGAACAGGAAACAAGCTCTCATACAGAAATGCAAATATAAGCGAATCTAGTCCTTCGTCACACAATACCACCCTACAGTGCCTAATCTTAAACAAACACTCATGCAAAAATAACACTTAATCCAGCAACAACCGCTACTtagcgaaatatttcaagatcccccgatcgtttcatacaaaaggggcagatcctCAAAATATatactcgttcgagccaaactctaagttggctaaaacacgtggataggagttgcgtaggcctgtcacccccaTTGTTATCACAGATGTTCGGTTGTGAACTCAAAAGTTGAAAGTTGTATGATCAAGTTGCATGTTTCATacgttgaaaatgaaagttattaACTGAAGTTGAATGATCTATTTGTTAAAGCTGGTTGTCgaaaagtgaagttgaaagTTGTTTGACACATTCGACTGTTGACATGTAAAGTTGAAAGTGGTATGATAGAGTTAAATATTTCATacgttgaaaatgaaagttatcaAGTAAAGTTGAATGTTGTATTTGTTACAGTTGGTTGTCgaaaagtgaagttgaaagTTTATGACAAAGTTGAATGttgctttgcaaagttgattTTTGGCGGAGATGGAACACCATACCATAAGTCCGATCTGCTAGAATGTCCGAACTTTCGAGCTTTGTGTACATcaaaagtcacgtgacactacacgTGAAAGCTGACGCTCAAAAGGTGAGTTGGAGTTAACAACACGGACGGGGAGTAATTTTTTGTTCACCATATATGAAAGCAACCTTATATTTCCAGAGCTTTGTCAGACTGCTCTCTGTCAATCTTGCTTGCTCTGCTACGCAAAGTCCTGAGACATAATGTTTattaaatttaagtttaaataaTGGTCTTTTTAGAGCACATAACAATTTGACGATgatctttatttttcatgtacTCATGGTCATCCAAACGCTGTCCTTCAGCCGCTGGAAACTGAAAAAACCTTCAACGGCAcagactctggggacgagaatgatgTAACTTCCGTCATTTCCGGCCTCGcgttttttcactttcttcGGTTTCTTCCAAGAACTTCTTCAAAGGATCAAATATGTTGGAGGCTGTTGTAGCATTTTTTGTCTACATCGTCGAGAGTTTTACCGGTAGCGTTCTAGAAAATTCGCCAACAACACCTTGCGGGTCACAGAATTTTCAAGACGATAACTCCCAGATAGAACCACTACTTGTTCAACAGCGTTCCACCTTAGAAGATTTTACAAACTTCGATCCAAACGATGCAATATTCCAAGAGTTCGATCCTCCTTTGGATGCTTGTGGAAGTATGGCTTGGAAGGAGTCTCGACCATCTGGGTGGACGTCGTTTGTGTCTTGTTTTAGGGCCATTTTTCTAATGCAGTTAATAATTGGATCCAGTATCGGTTTACTCGCAATCGCAGTGGTAGTTGTAGATTTCAATACAGCCGACCTTTGCTATGAAAAGACATTCCGCTGGAATAGTATGCCGCGGGTGATTCAGAGCATTCGAGTTACTAGCCAATCTGTCGAAGGTTTTATTATCGAGCTGTGGCATTTTTCCATCATGCTCTGCATGTTCGGATATTCTGTTTTGAAAGATCTGAACCTCCTTGCGATCAACCTCTTGGCGGCTTTCGCAGATGCTAGCTATCGACTCTGCTTGCAAGTATTTGGTATTTATAAACAGCCCTGGATGTCCTACCCTTTAAATGTTCTTTTCAGCTTAGTTGTATTCGGAAACAGCATAATCATCGCCAAGCACCTTATGTCATCCCACACACTAGTTCAAGAGCAAACTAAGAAGAAACTGCTCAAAATGACATTTCTCTTAGGACTACAATTCTTTGTGGGTATACCAGCCGCTTTTGTTCTGGTTTACTGGATATTTCCATGGTACAACAGCAAAAGCGAGATGGAAAAAGTTTTTATCGCTGGAGCGTGCCCTTTGCTCCTTTCGCTCCCCAAAGTTATAGCACGCGCCCTTGCCCCAAAATTTGAGCTTGTTCATCCAGGCTTCCTTTACCTCTTGGTAGGATGCCTCTATTCGAGTTCGGCCATTGTCTTCCGAGTTATGCAAGCCGAGCTGACGAGCTTTGGGCTTTTCGTTGCTTTAGGAGTGGGCCATGCAGTGATTGATCTTGTGGAACGCTTAACTGTCACAATGCGAGATTACATATGGGACTTCATGTACAAAATACTCTTCCGGTGTAACAGGTCACAAACTGTTACCTTGTCCCCAAGGAATTCTCGCACGCCGCGAAGCATGCGTTTTGTAGCTGATGTTAGCATTCAGCTGCTCCTCACGGAGGCCACAGCTCTGGTATCGGCGGTGGGGTTTATTCAGGTCTACAAGTTTATGTATCCCGATGTTTTAAACCAGCCTGTCTCGTTTCTTATCTGGGGATTTATCGAGCGCTGCGCCACCGGTCTGGCCATTGATGTAGTTTTCAACACCGTATCAGTATGGCTACAGGTCACTCTTTTCAATGTCGCTGTTCTAAAAGTTTGGAACTCAGATAACTGGCGAGCCCATGTTATCGCCAACGTAGTTTTCACCATAATGTCATTACTCTACTTTACAGAATATCTTTTTGCCATTATCAGAACGAAAAATGACCATCATACAGCAATAAGGTTTGCTTTCAACTGTTCCCTACCTTTTTCTCGGAATTCATGAGTCATACTACTGAAGCCGGTCGTCAAaataatgaaagttaaattcaaGGGCACCAAACGAGCAAATGAAGCCAAAatcctttgagagacatttctaggctccttgcaATGTTTATAAAGATAGTCTAAAGGGACGCTATttgatttgttcagaaatcttatctgaaaattgaagtgcccgaaaattttagggaatgacattttcatttcagaaattgctagctgaacgtggccttctaagaacttcccaggaaccatttgctcatccgaaacctttaggtgacctttttaagtgccaaaaaatgcagaaaaatcCCTTCCGAACACGTAGGGGACTACTTTTCTGTGGTCGCGTATCTTTTAGGTGATGCCGGTTTAATAGAAAATTCTATAGCTGTTTAGCAACATAGAACGGAAATTCTTAGAATactttgactctcccgaacacatatttgaCTGAAGATTATCGATGGGTGCCACTATAAATTTACCGTGATGTAATGTATTCGTTTTTGCCTAAAACAGGGCAGCCTGCAAAAAATGTGCTGGGTCTGATCACAGTCTACACACGTCATTCTAAACTGTTACGGAAACTGCATGAGTTATAATAATCTGGATTGCTCTCAACCCATAAttaaatatatgtataaatgtagtcttctttttcttttcatgtaGTCCTAGGTTTAAGGTTATGCATGTAAGTATCATTTAAATATCTACGCTTAGTTACTTAAGATGTATattcaatgtttcttttttttctctattgtttccacaatttgataatttttgaaaTCATTAAGGCATGGTGTTCGCTAGTTCTactattttgtgcttcagtTTAAGATCCCGACCCCTGAGCCACCGATAAGTTCTCGCAATGTCAATATCAGCCATCTCTGTTCTGTGGGGGGTATTTGCCTTTCCAGTGCATTAGTTTTCTAATTTTATGTCACTTGAGCTATGTGGGATAGTTTGGCTAGTTCCTACCTTGCCTTGCTGCCATGTTTGTCATGTCATTCTGTTCATTAAGGATTTGAGCTGTtcatgttaataataataataataataactttatttaagtctgaAGGTAGTTTTGCCGAGCACGAGTGCTCTGCTAATTGGGGaaactacaaatcaactgaaatcagaactccccacaaataaaatcaaatgttggtttttaaggagatgggaaaacctctcagagtGGAGGAGAAAGCCAACaagctcaacccacatatggcgtcgaatccgggaatcgatccacattggtggaaggcgagtgctctcaccactgcgccagcgtTGCTCCTAATGCGATCCACGATAGCCAGCGTTTGGGAATTCTCTCTGATGACACGCGACGATGTTTTTGAGCCACGAACAGGAAccagaagtgaacatttcgcatgccaggccAGTAGTCTCTGCCAGATTTGTAAACTAATCGTCTCAAAGAGCGAAAAGATAATCAGCCGTTTTAATGTCGTATTGTCAAGACTCGTTAGAAAGGAAAAGAGCTAACTTCCATTTGCCGTCACTACTGCTGTCCTGCCATGCAAAATGTTCACTTCAGGTTGCTGTCCGCGTCTGTCAAAAACGTTACCATCGCGTCTAGTTCACTGTCACTTGAAACAACTTGAAGTCCGGCTGGGATGCCATATTTTTCTCGAACACGCCAAACGCTTGTGCTATCTTTTGACATAGAAATGTGATCATATATGCGCTATAAAAGATGAATCATCCGTTGCACAACTATGTCATGTGTGCGCTTTGGTTAACTTCGCCCATGCGCTTTACAAGCGCAAAAAAAACACGAAGCCGTAATTTAAACTCGGGCGTTCCCTGAAAAGCCCGAGTAACTTAGCACAAACGGTTGTGCAACGGACTTTGTTAGAAGGAAAGATTGCGTGACTAGTCACAAGGAGGAAAGCAACACTTCACTTGTATTCTGTCCTATGCTAAAGCGCCTAGTTGGCGTTCAGAACAAGGATGAGGAGTAAGgttttggtcgccatttatgaaagcaACCTCATTTCCAGAGCTTTGTCAAACTGCTCTCTGTCACTCGTGCCGAGCCTTTGTCACGCAAACCACTCGCGATTGCGTGACTAAACAATCCTCCCAATACTGAATCAAAGGGTGGGGAAGGAGGTTAAAAACAATTGAGAACGTTTCGGAGGAAATAAgtctttcacaaaaaaaataagaaaccgAACGTCCAACAGTTTGAGATTCGAAAGTTAAATCGAAAAGTAGGGTTAACTAAAATACCAAAAGGTTAAATACAAGAATTCGAGGAAGGGCTGGTGCTGAACCAGGTTATATTCCAAGCCTAATTACTGctaggaaataatttttttttttttgctaaggAATCacggtgtcttgatcttcagtggtaacgcgggaagaagaggaagaagccGTTTTTACAAAGCAAAAGTTCGGATTCGAAATTGGTCAAAAAATAGGAGATTTTTTCTTACTTTCTCTGTTACTCGAAGTCCTGAGACACAATGTGTTATTACATTTAAGTCAAAAGACTGGTATTTTTAGAGCAAATAAGAATTTGGCGATGATCCTCCTTTGTCATGTAAAGCCTGGtatttccatatgatctgcaacggtctg
Above is a window of Montipora capricornis isolate CH-2021 chromosome 6, ASM3666992v2, whole genome shotgun sequence DNA encoding:
- the LOC138052617 gene encoding uncharacterized protein → MLEAVVAFFVYIVESFTGSVLENSPTTPCGSQNFQDDNSQIEPLLVQQRSTLEDFTNFDPNDAIFQEFDPPLDACGSMAWKESRPSGWTSFVSCFRAIFLMQLIIGSSIGLLAIAVVVVDFNTADLCYEKTFRWNSMPRVIQSIRVTSQSVEGFIIELWHFSIMLCMFGYSVLKDLNLLAINLLAAFADASYRLCLQVFGIYKQPWMSYPLNVLFSLVVFGNSIIIAKHLMSSHTLVQEQTKKKLLKMTFLLGLQFFVGIPAAFVLVYWIFPWYNSKSEMEKVFIAGACPLLLSLPKVIARALAPKFELVHPGFLYLLVGCLYSSSAIVFRVMQAELTSFGLFVALGVGHAVIDLVERLTVTMRDYIWDFMYKILFRCNRSQTVTLSPRNSRTPRSMRFVADVSIQLLLTEATALVSAVGFIQVYKFMYPDVLNQPVSFLIWGFIERCATGLAIDVVFNTVSVWLQVTLFNVAVLKVWNSDNWRAHVIANVVFTIMSLLYFTEYLFAIIRTKNDHHTAIRFAFNCSLPFSRNS